A genomic region of Jeotgalibaca ciconiae contains the following coding sequences:
- a CDS encoding DegV family protein, which yields MAFVTDSGTGKSVEEMEALGCYSVPLQLITDQASFKEFEDISYEEVYKLLQKNQGITTSLPVMADIEALFLSLKEKGYTDIFAIPICTGLSGTTNAMYTAAASLGLTFHHFDSGTTAVIQFYLLKLAKSLHDEGVEIEKIKETLAEVVAHANTILIPDDLMHLARGGRLSSTSAIIGNLIKIKPVLEVNLKTKGRIEVVQKLRTFKRAIQFVLDEMMKEIKEKPEQYHIVVAHVDDIKKGKDVVEMLKNLFPKSSIELIDLVPTVSSHTGLGCIALQYFKQIH from the coding sequence ATGGCATTTGTTACAGACAGCGGAACCGGAAAATCGGTAGAAGAAATGGAAGCACTTGGATGTTACAGTGTTCCTCTGCAATTAATAACTGATCAAGCGAGCTTTAAAGAATTTGAAGATATTTCTTACGAAGAAGTATACAAGCTATTGCAAAAGAATCAGGGAATTACTACTTCATTGCCAGTCATGGCAGATATCGAAGCGTTATTTCTATCTTTAAAAGAAAAAGGATATACAGATATTTTTGCGATTCCAATTTGTACGGGTTTAAGCGGCACAACAAATGCTATGTACACGGCAGCTGCTAGTTTGGGCCTTACCTTTCATCACTTTGATTCTGGGACAACCGCTGTTATTCAGTTTTATCTTCTGAAGCTTGCCAAGTCATTGCATGATGAAGGCGTAGAAATAGAAAAAATAAAAGAGACGCTTGCGGAAGTAGTCGCTCACGCTAACACCATCCTCATTCCAGACGACTTGATGCATCTTGCGCGAGGAGGAAGGCTTTCTTCAACTAGTGCCATTATTGGAAACCTCATCAAAATCAAGCCTGTATTGGAAGTAAATTTGAAAACGAAAGGACGTATCGAGGTCGTACAAAAATTACGCACCTTCAAGCGTGCCATTCAATTTGTATTGGACGAAATGATGAAAGAAATAAAAGAAAAACCTGAGCAATACCATATTGTGGTTGCGCATGTTGATGATATAAAGAAAGGAAAGGACGTTGTTGAAATGCTTAAAAACCTCTTTCCAAAGTCAAGCATTGAATTAATTGACCTCGTGCCGACTGTCAGCTCTCATACTGGATTGGGCTGCATTGCATTACAGTATTTTAAACAAATACATTAA
- a CDS encoding HdeD family acid-resistance protein, whose protein sequence is MYKRKMNASYEFFTGLFLLLTGLLLFHNGTFALQLIFKLVGISITATGILNILRIFINKRTQKELQLSFSRAILESGIGIVILFYPNLPVSIFGFICGIYFLVLGTVHCITYILALRNNVMSRYRSLIMFLIYFIIGGLLIFSPFLYSAFVMNLISIYFILYSLTLLGDAAREITPPSQKEKLKRRIRFTLPVFIEALIPRIVLNDVNSFLQVDADREIDAIPDYMESKDENDYDLEIFVHITEKGFGAIGHIDLYFDGICISYGNYDADSLRLFESVGDGVLFFAERETYIPFAIQESNKTLFGFGLRLTEIQKEAVRERLSLINEQTIPWNPPAFVGENDSYSAKLHHRVPSKFYKFKKGSFKSYFVLGSNCVKLVDYVVGGAGIDKVNGLISPGTYFDYLNKEYASNRMLVVSKQIYN, encoded by the coding sequence ATGTATAAAAGAAAAATGAACGCAAGCTATGAGTTTTTTACCGGGCTTTTTTTACTACTAACGGGTCTTCTGCTTTTTCATAACGGGACCTTTGCTCTTCAGTTAATCTTTAAATTAGTTGGGATAAGCATCACGGCAACAGGCATATTAAACATACTTCGAATTTTTATAAATAAACGAACTCAAAAAGAGCTGCAACTATCATTCTCTCGTGCCATTTTAGAAAGTGGTATTGGGATTGTTATTCTTTTTTATCCAAATTTACCCGTTTCTATTTTTGGATTTATTTGTGGAATCTATTTTCTTGTTTTAGGTACCGTTCACTGTATCACTTACATCCTAGCTCTTCGCAATAATGTTATGAGTCGCTACCGATCCCTTATTATGTTTTTGATCTATTTTATAATCGGTGGACTGTTAATTTTTTCGCCTTTTTTATACAGTGCTTTTGTGATGAACCTTATTTCGATTTACTTTATTCTTTACAGCTTAACCTTGCTGGGTGATGCTGCGAGAGAAATCACACCTCCTTCTCAGAAAGAAAAATTAAAACGAAGGATTCGCTTTACTCTGCCGGTATTTATTGAAGCATTGATTCCCAGAATTGTACTCAACGATGTCAATTCTTTTTTGCAAGTAGATGCTGACCGAGAAATTGATGCGATTCCTGATTATATGGAGAGTAAGGACGAAAACGATTATGATTTGGAGATATTTGTTCATATTACCGAAAAGGGATTTGGAGCAATCGGTCATATTGATTTATACTTTGATGGAATTTGTATTTCATATGGAAACTACGATGCGGATAGCTTACGGCTTTTTGAGTCGGTTGGCGATGGTGTGTTGTTTTTTGCTGAAAGAGAGACCTATATCCCCTTTGCTATACAAGAAAGCAACAAAACTCTATTTGGTTTTGGACTTCGGTTGACAGAGATACAAAAAGAAGCTGTTCGAGAGCGTTTATCATTAATTAATGAACAGACAATTCCATGGAATCCACCTGCTTTTGTTGGCGAAAACGATAGTTACTCTGCAAAACTTCATCACAGGGTTCCCAGTAAATTTTATAAATTCAAAAAAGGAAGTTTTAAAAGCTATTTTGTTCTAGGATCTAACTGTGTCAAGCTTGTAGATTATGTAGTCGGTGGAGCTGGTATCGATAAAGTAAATGGTTTGATATCGCCAGGAACCTATTTTGATTACCTAAATAAAGAATATGCTTCGAATAGAATGTTGGTCGTTTCAAAACAGATATATAATTGA
- a CDS encoding AI-2E family transporter, translating into MNKNKLDIKILSYLLVIFFLMLLYSYFDSFIGMFQLLIDVMKPLFIGALMAFLLNIIVVRLERSILSKLKEKYPKLSRAISILSSILIVVAVIYLIINLIVPQVATIVTRLVSGIPLLLTQVQDFILESDTEFLVELVGDNLVSDFNNLARQAIDFATNSVNQLLTSSIQIIGGATSGIFTFVIAFSFAMYILATKETIKQQIRILGTAFLPAKLYKQVAGLLLITNQTFANFFVGQVTEAVILGTLCMIGMTIFRFPYALAIGSFMGFTALIPMFGAWIGAAVGFVLIASQNLTQALVFLVFIIILQQLENNLIYPKVVGTSIGIPGMWVLVAVTIGGGIGGIVGMLLGVPVLATIYQIITLITRKRLRDKQKLEESTVVSSE; encoded by the coding sequence ATGAATAAAAATAAACTAGATATAAAAATACTTTCTTACCTATTAGTTATCTTTTTCTTGATGCTATTATATAGCTACTTTGATTCTTTTATTGGTATGTTTCAATTATTAATTGATGTGATGAAGCCACTGTTTATAGGTGCATTGATGGCGTTTCTTCTAAACATCATTGTGGTTCGATTGGAAAGATCCATCTTATCGAAATTAAAAGAAAAATATCCAAAATTAAGTAGAGCGATTAGTATTCTTTCTTCTATATTAATTGTTGTTGCAGTTATATATTTGATTATTAATTTAATAGTTCCACAAGTTGCTACAATTGTCACGAGACTCGTGAGTGGAATTCCGTTGCTGTTGACGCAAGTGCAGGATTTTATTCTGGAAAGTGATACCGAATTTTTAGTAGAACTTGTAGGAGATAATCTTGTTTCAGACTTTAATAATCTAGCACGGCAAGCAATTGATTTTGCGACAAATAGCGTGAATCAGTTACTCACCTCTTCCATTCAGATTATTGGAGGCGCCACAAGTGGAATATTCACCTTTGTTATTGCATTTTCATTTGCGATGTATATTTTAGCAACAAAGGAAACAATCAAACAGCAAATCAGAATATTGGGAACAGCGTTTTTACCAGCAAAGCTATATAAACAAGTTGCCGGTCTATTGTTGATTACGAATCAAACATTCGCCAACTTTTTTGTTGGACAAGTTACAGAAGCAGTTATTTTAGGGACCTTATGCATGATTGGAATGACAATTTTCCGATTCCCTTATGCTCTTGCCATTGGCTCTTTTATGGGATTTACCGCATTAATTCCAATGTTTGGTGCCTGGATAGGAGCTGCAGTCGGTTTTGTATTGATTGCTTCACAGAATCTGACACAAGCACTTGTGTTTCTTGTCTTCATTATCATTTTACAGCAGTTAGAGAATAACTTGATTTATCCAAAAGTAGTTGGTACAAGTATTGGCATCCCAGGCATGTGGGTATTAGTAGCTGTTACGATTGGTGGCGGAATAGGAGGAATTGTTGGGATGCTGTTAGGCGTTCCAGTTCTTGCGACTATCTATCAAATTATTACTCTTATAACCCGTAAAAGATTGAGAGACAAACAGAAATTGGAGGAAAGTACTGTTGTTTCTAGTGAATAG
- a CDS encoding HAD-IIB family hydrolase, translating into MKKKYFFFDIDGTLTDRATNQVISSARKALEQLQRNGHEVAIATGRAHYKARKVMEDLSLKNMVCSGGAGIVVDGKLIKNSPLELEKAKEIILQAEELGYGILLALDDSINVYAKNNRFREVVGDRKEPTEYVIDTQLDFTALTEVLKIYLAIPDNEEHLLDKKDLLGNLRFVPDYLMFQHDDKKRGIIDMMNIWEAPIEDVVVFGDDLNDLVMFDPAWMNIAMGNAVEGLKAKADYITDPNIHDGIYKACKKFGWI; encoded by the coding sequence ATGAAGAAAAAATATTTCTTTTTTGATATAGATGGAACACTAACTGACAGAGCGACCAATCAAGTAATTTCAAGCGCACGAAAAGCACTGGAACAACTGCAGAGAAATGGCCATGAAGTTGCTATTGCGACTGGCCGGGCACACTATAAGGCTCGAAAGGTAATGGAAGACTTATCTTTAAAAAACATGGTGTGTTCAGGCGGTGCTGGAATTGTGGTAGATGGAAAACTGATTAAAAACAGCCCATTAGAATTGGAGAAAGCTAAAGAAATTATCCTTCAAGCAGAAGAATTAGGATACGGAATTTTACTGGCCTTGGATGATTCGATAAATGTATACGCGAAAAACAATCGTTTCAGAGAAGTAGTGGGCGATCGAAAAGAACCAACGGAATATGTGATTGATACTCAACTAGATTTTACTGCTTTAACAGAAGTTTTAAAAATTTACCTTGCAATCCCAGACAATGAAGAGCACTTACTCGATAAAAAAGATTTATTAGGAAATCTACGCTTTGTTCCAGACTATCTCATGTTCCAACATGATGATAAAAAGCGAGGAATCATAGACATGATGAACATATGGGAAGCTCCGATCGAAGATGTGGTTGTATTTGGAGACGATTTGAATGATTTAGTCATGTTTGATCCTGCATGGATGAATATTGCGATGGGAAATGCAGTAGAAGGTCTGAAAGCAAAGGCCGATTATATAACCGATCCAAATATTCATGATGGTATTTATAAAGCCTGTAAAAAATTTGGTTGGATCTGA